The genomic DNA TATAGTTGCTCTCAAAAGCCTCTCTTGTTTCTGTAATACTGTACATATTCCATGTTGTCACcaataaaatgaacattttcaaaGAGCCTATAGGATTTTGTTATATTCAATTTAGATATTTTAACACGATGATATGCCCATTTTGTTTAAATCAACAGAAAttaaatttataaataaatatcaaattcaGCATTTCTCCTATATTTAATGACTGAAAGCAATGTTTACcgtgtaaaacatgtttttacataTTCTTGAAACCATTAGTACACATTATAANNNNNNNNNNNNNNNNNNNNNNNNNNNNNNNNNNNNNNNNNNNNNNNNNNNNNNNNNNNNNNNNNNNNNNNNNNNNNNNNNNNNNNNNNNNNNNNNCAGAGAAGTGTttggtttttacttcattcgtTCCTAAATGAACGCGAAGAAATTGCTTTACATAACTTGCATTTTATTGCCCCACAACCATAAAAAGAACTCCAAACTATTTTCCTGAGGGTAATCCAGCACAGATATGTATTACTTTATTTGAGCCGCTGTTCCACATTCTCACTCATTGACAAATCAGCAGCATCGTTTCATTTGTAATAAAGTCATCAAGCATTGCCTGAGCTCTGGGTTTAGCAATGGCAAATGCAACTACGTATGTTTTGTATGGTATTCTGTTAACAGGGAGCCAATCATGGGACTATcgcagtgggggccacaaaaatgtgttttatctgagggccacattctCAACATTAATTCCAGCGATTAGAATAATTACCAATCTGAGCACTAATACAGgacagaacaaagagttttgtgtttttgctgattttctgtacatttttgttgtcattttgtatattttcctgttattctgtgtatttgtattgttgttttgtgtgttgtgagtcattttgtgtattttattgtaattttgtatatttgtattgtattttttatatttttattgtaactgtatatgttctgttattttgtgtatttttattatagttttgtacattattattaatattgtttttgtgttgtgtgtggttttgtatatgtttctgttattttgtgtatttttattgtaattttgtatgtttttattgtattttttatatatttattgtgactttctatatttttcggttattttgtgtatatttccagTCGTTCcaggtgtttttggagtacattTCTGTATTTCTCTTGTCCTTGTGTGCAAAATTGTTGGATAATTAGCAatttttgctgttgatttgtgtttattttggtggccacacaaaattagactgcatgtggcccccgggccgccagttgcccatgacTGAGCTACAGGAGCCTACCTCTTATTAGGTTAGAGTCACTCCAGTAGACTTTTGAGAAAGAATAATACTAAATGTACAGTACCCTGTGTTACTCATGgtaaaaacaggaagaaaacACTGAGaggaatgtaattgtaattgactgtcaggggaaaaataattgttttaaatttaactGTAATCAGGGATGATTAAAGACAtaataattgactccaaccttGTTCCCAGGTGACCCTGGATCAGACCTCAGCCTGGGTCAACGTCAAATTCTCCACCTTGATGAAAGTTTTGGTAGAGAAGCAAGAGGCCACGGAGCGGTTCCTGAAGTCTCAGACGGAGGACGCCATGACGGAGGCGGAATCACGGCTCAGTGACCTGGAGGAGCGCTGCCAGAAGCTGCGGGAGAGCCAAGGCCAGATAGCTTCTCTGAACCCCCTCTCTGATACCGACCTCATCAGGGTTTGTACCTTAGAATTCTCCAAATATTTCACAGGAAGTGAGTGGTTTTCCTTTAATTGAGGAAAGATTGCTTAGTTTCACTACAGCCACATTTAAAAGGTTTATCGTTTTAGAGGGGCAGTGTTATGAAAAATcgctttataatggttttgctacagtgatatacattcctttagcctcattcagagggccaaagttcaAAAAGtagtttcctccctcccttgttattccacattttgtaaaaagtcagctccaaatggacAACTTGTATTTTCCCCCACTATTATGTCATAATGGGGAAACTCCTcttcctgacaatcctggctcctcctaccctacataagattgtgagctcctccctctcaaactacctcacaggtaaaacaaacgtagcgaaggcaggttgatattacagttaatatctttattttcagtttaaagATAATCAGAAGAGCAGCGTGATCGCTCAccatcagtttcatttttagcagcCGTTACATCGCCTTGTATGGCATTTATGGGATGAAGTGACGTGTTTGTGATCCAATGCGACACAGCGGTCGGAGAAAACGATGGCCAATCACCTTAAATGGATTATTTCTGCATGTATGAATGTAAACTGACCATGcaacgtttgttaaatattttaatattacacatgtaaatatgtgactgtttttgtgtttttttaattgttgatttaaaaaaggaaaaagcaaCGCAGGACGGTATATACAAAAttgatcaaaacacaatacacgtctacaatcaaaaaccaaacagaaattaaaatgaaaaacaaaataaattcactcaccttttttgtttaaatagcagggttttaAATAGTACCTGAACTGCTGTAAAAggattgaattagctgaataagctaatattttagttattttaatattgttaaatttatttcttttgtaatatgattaccgttggatttggtgatttgacATGAATAAAGACAATGGTGATACATCTGTTTTGTTACTTTAATTAATGCATAACGACACATaaaccttgtttaaaagtatgaaatagtcACAAAGTGAGGGAAAAAAACCTTAATGGGAGGTGATGCATCAAAAACCATGACAATCGTTGAATAATTTCATTGTAGCACCCTGAATCATGATGTCATTTGATGCACTAAAGGATTGACTTTAACGTTCAATTTTGTACAGTGATTGAGAGGAGAAATTTAAATATCCAGTGCATTGTGATTTAGCCTAAAATGATCAATATATTGGTTTTAAGCCTACTCTGACTCCTGGTACCCGCCTCTTCCCAGGAATCCATGCTCATCAATGTTCCACGTTTCACGGACATTTCCACAGACGTCACACCCAAGCTACAGGATCAGCTGAACGGCATCACAGATGTCCTGTCTCGGGTTTCCAAACTGGTGTGTGAGGACCTTGAAAAAGCCGTCAGCTCTGCGATTGGCCAGGACAAAGACGGTAAGCTGGGCTGtgcgttgttttgtttttttttctgttttaggtacttagcttgttttgttctttagcTTCTCCTCAGGATAAAAGGCCGATACTCGCTGTGGTACCGAGTCCTGCTGCTCCATGCTACCCTGGAGGGAAGGAGGGTCTCACTGCATGTGAGTCCCattagaaatgacaaaaatgtaaatccttcaACCCTTCTTTATTTAGTCATGTTGGTGTGATCTTCCTCTCCGCAGACCGATGctctctgacctttgaccctcgCACAGCCAACGGCCACCTTATCCTTTCCCAGGAGAACCGGCGGGCGGAGCACCAGGTGTCCGGGCCGCGCCCCGTACCTGCCCACGAGGCTCGCTTCGATCACACCTGGCAGGTGCTGTGCTTTCAGGGCTTCACCCACGGACAGCACTACTGGGAGCTGGAAGTGTCCAAACCCTGGGCTTACCTTGGGGTAAAGATGGCCTCCACTCATGTTCACTTAGCACGTGTCTAGGGATGAAAGGATATATTGTAAGTCAGCTAAAAAACAATacgaatcagaattcctttattattcccagggggaaattgcttacgttacagccacttaagaaaatcacaaataaaagaataaaaatatttaacaaagatgaaagaaagaataaacattaagcCCAAACCTGTTTCAACCAGACACTATTCACATCCGTGCACACGTAACCAGTCAGCATGCATTTACGTGTCTTTTTCGAACTAATCAAAACGCGTTACCCGACCATTCATTTACCGTGCACAGAAACATTCAAGCTCTGTTAATTGGAAGTCAGAGCAGGTGCAGCAGCATTTTGAAGCTTTCTGAagtcagaaaatgaataaaggtgaGAAGAAAACAGTAAGGACAAAGACTGTATGCAagtattgcaaaaaaaatacagaaacacgCATGCACCTCATTTTTTCACTgcatttatgtttattattattttatgttttaaaaatatatacggtatatttttgttcaacttTGCATGGTAATAAATGAAGGAATGTGCAGTTTATTGTGGTTCAAACGGTTTGTAAGGTTATTAAAAGATTGACTAATCTGTTATTTCCCTTTAAGTATTTAAATTGAACAGTTAAGTGCATCTATACATcccaatctttgatttgagtttattttttttatcaggatTTGAATTGAATCGTTGGTTAAATGTATCCTTACACGTGTCACATATTTATTATTGACATGGGACACTACGTAAAAAAGGCAATCGACGTTCACTGATGTAtaattaaagcagtggttcccaaactgggagTCGCTAGAACGTTCTTAAACATGATtgctgttctaaaatatgtgatggcaaatgttattttgatatagtaaaaaatgttttaatctttttcaatgaaaaaggTGGAAGCAAAACAgagaaagtttgaaaaccaTTGCTTTAACCCTCCTTATTTTACCCTtagggg from Gouania willdenowi chromosome 19, fGouWil2.1, whole genome shotgun sequence includes the following:
- the trim65 gene encoding tripartite motif-containing protein 65, producing the protein CSQVTLDQTSAWVNVKFSTLMKVLVEKQEATERFLKSQTEDAMTEAESRLSDLEERCQKLRESQGQIASLNPLSDTDLIRESMLINVPRFTDISTDVTPKLQDQLNGITDVLSRVSKLVCEDLEKAVSSAIGQDKDASPQDKRPILAVVPSPAAPCYPGGKEGLTAYRCSLTFDPRTANGHLILSQENRRAEHQVSGPRPVPAHEARFDHTWQVLCFQGFTHGQHYWELEVSKPWAYLGVTYDTIPRKEKGKKCMVGMNDLSWSLQLDEHQLSAWHNGRRETLSGHSHHRRVGMLLDYEAGTLTYYGDGQTRLHAFHYAFTKELFPACWIGEGVSITLCST